Proteins from one Fragaria vesca subsp. vesca linkage group LG6, FraVesHawaii_1.0, whole genome shotgun sequence genomic window:
- the LOC101313423 gene encoding acyltransferase-like protein At1g54570, chloroplastic-like — protein MTSVIGFGGPHFFGLSSESKPRFRVQGRSLSNQDASVLSSDSVVVNGASVVGEREGSRPLVDQGNGSLRHKVKEKQKIEDGVLESLEPLWDDGYGTVTVKDYFDANEQMIKPDGGPPRWFSPLAFNPPLKGSPVLLFLPGLDGTGWGLILHHKALQKVFEVRCLHIPVNDRTPFEGLVKLVEETIRLEHASSPNKPIYLVGDSFGGCLSLAVAARNPTIDLVLVLVNPATSIERSQLQPLFPILEAMPEELHITVPYLLSFVMGDPTKMAMVNIKSRLPPGLKLAQMSQNLTALLPCLSSLADIIPRETLLWKLKLLKSAAGYANSRLHAVKAEVLVLASDKDNMVPSQDEAGRLRSALQNCTVRHFPDNGHTLLLEDGVNLLTVIKGTLKYRRSRKRDSFSDFLPPSMTEFNNTFDETVGLLRFASGAVLFSTLEDGTVVRGLAGVPNEGPVLIVGYHNLMGLELYSMVEEFLREKKIMVRGLAHPELLLGKSSDDFDLLKVFGAVPVTARYLFKSLSSKSHVLLYPGGAREALHYKGEEYKLFWPDQPEFVRMAARFGATIVPFAAVGADDLLELVIDYNDIKNIPVVGDYFINANNGAVKLREDTSGEVANQNLFIPGVLPKLPGRYYHLFGKPIETKGREEILKDKDSANKLYLEIQSEIEQSLAYLIKKREEDPYRNIIDRTVYRALYSPLNEVPTFEP, from the exons ATGACATCAGTTATAGGTTTTGGGGGACCTCACTTTTTTGGGTTGAGTTCCGAGAGTAAGCCTCGGTTTAGAGTGCAAGGTAGAAGTTTAAGTAATCAGGATGCATCAGTTTTGTCTTCAGATTCAGTTGTAGTGAATGGAGCTTCTGTAGTTGGGGAGAGGGAGGGAAGTAGGCCTTTAGTTGATCAAGGGAATGGCAGTTTGAGGCATAAGGTTAAGGAGAAACAGAAGATAGAAGATGGTGTTCTTGAAAGTTTGGAACCTTTGTGGGATGACGGGTATGGGACTGTGACTGTAAAGGATTATTTCGATGCAAATGAGCAGATGATTAAGCCTGATGGTGGTCCTCCCCGATGGTTCAGCCCCCTTGCGTTTAACCCTCCATTGAAGGGTTCTCCAGTTCTTTTGTTTTTGCCTG GGCTGGATGGTACTGGCTGGGGACTCATTTTGCATCATAAAGCTCTTCAGAA GGTCTTTGAAGTTCGATGCTTGCATATTCCAGTTAACGATCGAACACCGTTTGAAG GGCTGGTGAAATTGGTTGAAGAAACTATTAGGCTCGAGCATGCTTCATCTCCCAACAAGCCAATATATTTGGTAGGAGATTCTTTTGGAGGATGCCTCTCACTTGCTGTGGCTGCACGTAATCCTACCATTGACCTCGTACTGGTACTAGTCAACCCAG CAACATCCATTGAGAGGTCTCAGTTGCAACCTCTCTTCCCAATCTTGGAGGCTATGCCTGAAGAATTACATATTACAGTTCCCTATCTTCTCAGCTTTGTTATGG GTGATCCTACAAAAATGGCAATGGTGAACATCAAAAGTAGGCTTCCTCCAGGTTTAAAACTTGCGCAAATGTCTCAGAACCTCACTGCTTTGCTACCATGTCTCTCT TCCTTGGCCGATATTATACCAAGGGAAACTCTTCTTTGGAAGCTGAAGCTGCTCAAATCAGCTGCTGGTTATGCAAATTCCCGTCTCCATGCTGTCAAAGCTGAAGTACTTGTGTTGGCTAG TGACAAGGATAACATGGTTCCTAGTCAAGATGAAGCGGGCCGATTAAGGAGCGCATTACAGAACTGTACAGTTCGTCACTTCCCAGACAATGGGCATACCCTATTACTG GAAGATGGGGTTAATTTGTTGACAGTAATAAAAGGTACTCTCAAATATCGACGTTCGAGGAAGCGTGATAGTTTCTCAGATTTTCTTCCTCCTAGTATGACAGAATTCAACAATACATTTGATGAAACAGTCGG ATTGTTACGCTTTGCTTCTGGTGCTGTTCTTTTCTCAACTTTGGAAGATGGAACGGTGGTGAGAGGTCTTGCAGGAGTTCCAAATGAAGGACCTGTCTTAATTGTTGGCTATCATAATCTAATGGGGCTGGAACTGTATTCTATGGTTGAAGAATTTTTGAGAGAAAAGAAAATAATGGTTCGTGGTTTAGCACATCCAGAACTGTTGTTGGGGAAGAGCTCAGATGATTTTGACTTGCTCAAAGTATTTGGTGCAGTACCAGTTACGGCAAGATATCTATTCAAATCACTTTCATCAAAATCACATGTTCTCCTGTATCCTGGTGGTGCACGTGAAGCTCTCCATTACAAG GGTGAAGAATACAAGTTATTCTGGCCTGATCAACCTGAATTTGTCAGAATGGCAGCACGTTTTGGAGCCACAATTGTACCATTTGCAGCTGTAGGAGCAGATGACTTACTCGAA TTGGTTATCGACTACAATGACATAAAGAATATCCCTGTGGTGGGCGACTATTTCATCAATGCTAATAATGGTGCTGTAAAATTGAG GGAGGATACAAGTGGAGAAGTTGCCAATCAAAACCTCTTTATTCCAGGAGTTCTACCTAAGTTGCCAGGCCGTTATTACCATTTGTTTGGGAAACCAATAGAAACAAAAGGAAGGGAAGAGATCCTGAAAGACAAAGACAGTGCAAACAAATTGTATTTGGAGATACAATCTGAAATTGAACAAAGTTTAGCATACTTAATCAAGAAGCGGGAGGAGGATCCTTACAGGAATATTATTGACAGAACAGTATATCGGGCACTATATTCCCCTCTAAATGAAGTTCCAACATTTGAACCTTGA